Within Actinobaculum sp. 313, the genomic segment CAAGTGCCGCTCCGAATACGGTTCACGTATCGGCCACAGATGGTTCAGATCAAGACGGAGATGGCAGCGCAACGAAGCCATTCGCAACATTGACACGCGCCGTGGATCGAGCCACAGATGGTGACACCATTGCGTTGGGCTCGGGAACATACCGTGAGGGCGGGATCTTCGTGCGCAAGAGTGTGACCATCACCGAAGAACCGGGCGCCACCGCAGTATTAGACGGTTCTCAGGTGGTTTCCGATTGGCGGCAGACGGGCAACGCGTGGACGACATCGTCGAGCGACTTTGTACGGTTCTGCGACGTGTGTACGACGAATAACGATCCCTCGCGAGAAGGCATGGCCGCTTATGTAGAGCAGGTGTTCTACGACGGTGAGCCGTTGACACAGGTGGCATCGGCAGACCAGGTGACGGACGGAACGTTCTATGTTTACGATCCGGACCCGGTGACGCTGCAGCAACCCAACGATGTCTCCTCTGGTTACAACGTCAAGCCGCACCGGGGTACGGCCTATGTGATCGGCTCTGATCCGAACGGGCACACGGTGGAGATCGTGGAACACGCCCGTGCCGTTACCCTCGTTAGCGGTGGCATCGTCTGGGACGGTGTGGACGTGCAGCGATACAGCCCGGTGCAGCGCTGGGACTACGACGATCCGGAGATTGGCACTATGACCGGCGGTGCCATGTTCGTGAACCAGTCTGCGGGATCCACGGTCGCTAACTCGACATTCTCCTATTCCGCAGCGGGAACGGCAGCTGAAATAACCACCACAGAGAATGTGACATTCAAAGGGAACCGGGTCGTTAACAACGGCGGCGTCGGTTTCGGTATCAATAAGTCGAAGAACGTAACGGCGGAAAACAACCTGTGGAGCCGTAACAATCTGGCTGGATTCATCACGACGAACTGCGGTGCTTACTGCACCTTGAGTGACACGAAGATTACGCATTCCGAAGGTGTGCGATATGCCAGCAACACACATGACTATTCGGATGTGGGCTACGACCACAGTGATCCTGAAGTTGAGAGCCCGTATCGTCTGAACGGTGTGTGGTTCGACGAGGGTGTTGTGGACAGCTCAATCGTCAATAACAGCTTCATCAATGTGGGCCGCACTGCCATTTACGACGAGGTGAGCAGCCACAATATCATCGCGTCAAACGTTGTGGCCTCATCTCATGAGGGCATTGTGATTTCCGGATCGGATCACGACCAGATCTGGAACAACACCGTCGTGGATACGGTGAGCCCGCTGATTGTGCGTGAGGACACGCGCTATGGCGGGTGCAATGCGCGTGCAGCGGACGGCAGCTGTACGGCACCCGAACCCTGGTCGCGCTCGCGCGGCCTATCGTGGAACACCACGAATACCTCGATATACAACAACGTTTTCGGGCAGTCGTCCTCGCGACTCGCGAGAGACCCGTACCGGTACTCGGTTATCGCACGCTTCTCAGCGGGCACAAATGGCGACGGCACGCGTATCGGTGCAAATGAGATGGTCGAGGGAATGGATCACAACACGTATTTCCGTACCTCGGCTGAGCAGCCTTCGTATGTCATTCACTGGAAGACCGATGAGGAGCAACCAGGATTCAACGCGAGCACGTTGGCGGATTTTACTGGCTCTTCCACAGTGACGGTTCCCAATGCTGAGGTGAATGGCCAGGATGTGGTCGCGTCTCGTGGCTCGCAGGATCTGTTCACGGAACTCAGTGACAATGCGAAGAACACAGGCAAGAACAATCTCCGGGCGCGTCCGGGAGGGCGGTTGGACGGCACGGGTACCGCCCTGCCGAAGGATGTCGCCACTGCGATTGGTGAAGAGCCTGATACGCCGGTCAACCGGGGTGCACTTGTCAGCGTAACCTGGGGAGCAGGCGGTCAGGCGCAGGCCAACAATGCCAGTAAAACCGCGTCAAGTACGGGGAATACGGTGGGTGCGCAGGCATCCAGTGCGGCGCCGGATGCGACGGCGACCCCTGATCCGAGCGATGCCGGGTCGACGACGCGGGGTGCCGGGGCCACGGCGGCGGACAATCCGGGTCATGCGGCTGACAGTGCGAGTGCGAAGGGTACGGCCGGGCGTGCAGTGTCACTGGCGTCGCTGCCGACTGCCCGTGTCTTAGCAGCCTCGGCGCTGATTGGGGCATTGTTCGGTTCTGTTCTAGGGGTCGGGGTCGTGCGATATCGCAGCGGGTTGCGTATGAGGCGCTGAGACCGGTCGGGAGATTGGCTCTAAGCACTTGTTGCCTTGGGCGTCTCGCCCGCATGCGAGGTTTCGAGATGGTTTTGAGATGCCGGGGTTACGGCAAGAGGCTCCGAGTTCCTGTTGCCACGGTGATGCTCCTCATCGAGCTAGTGTTGGGAACTGCTTCGTAAGGCAGAAGCGATACGGGAGCTGCGGCGAGACCGCAGCTCCCGGTTCAACGCCCCGTGTGTGGACGCGAGGCATTGTGCCGCGTACTGACCTACTACACAGTGACCTACGAGGTGATCGCCTCCTCAGATTGCGCGAGCTCGGGTGCGGTGAAGCTGCGGATCTGGGCGTCGTCGGCCTCGATCTGTGGAACTTCGCGCAAGGGAACCTCGATGGAATCGAAGGAGCGGGCGGTCACCAGCACCCGAGACTCTAAAGATGCGACTGCCTTGTTGTAGTTGGCTACCGACCGGCGCAGTCCGGTGCCGAGATCGCCAAGGTGATGTGCCGCCACATCTAGACGCTTCACCAGCGTGCGACCGAGTTCCATAATGGCCTGTGATTCCTCCGCGATACGTGTGGAGGACCATACGGCAGCAACGGATCGCAGCAACGCGAGCAGGGAGGACGGCGAGGCAGGGGAGACGCCTGCCGCCAAGGAATCTTCCAGCAGAGCTCCGTCCGCCGCCAGTGCCTGCGAGAGTAGCGATTCTGCGGGCAGGAACATGACGGTGATCTGCGGTGATCCCGGAAACTCTGCCGGGTAGTTCCGCTTTGCCAAGGTGTTGATATGCCCGCGCAGGGCCTTCGCGTGTTCCTTGAGAAGCCGTTCACGTTCTGCCTGTTCCTGCGGGCCCTCGCCGGAGATATCTTGCGCACGCAGAATCGCCGACAACGGCACCTTGGCATCCACCGCGATATGTGCCCCGCCGGGCAGGTGGATCGTCAGATCCGGCCGTGAGGCCGATGCCGAGTTTGAGACGGCGCCCGTGCTCAGCTGTTCAGAGAAGTCCACATGGGCAAGCATTCCCGCCGCTTCGACAACGCGATGTAGCTCGACCTCGCCCCAGGTGCCGCGCGCCGAGGTTGAAATGAGCACGGAGCGCAAGGAACTGGTCTCTTGAGCCAGTTCGCGCTGCCCCCGCCCGGTGGCCTCCAACTGTTCGTGCAGCTCTGCACGTTGAGCAGCCTGTGCCTCCTGCATGACCTGTACACGGTGCTCCATGGCTTCCAGGTGCCTGCCCAGTGGGGCGATCGCGCGCATGATGTCATTATCGGCGCGGGAGCGACTGACGAGGCCATTGTTTTCCTCCGCCAGGAGTTCGGCACGTGCCTGTGCGGCGGCTTCGCGCGCCTGCAGTTCACCAAGTTCGCGTGTACGCGCCTGGTCTGCGGCACGTGCGCGCATGGTGGCCGCGCTATAACCAAGCGCAGCTCCGAGGCCGAGGCACAGCAGTACCAGGAGCAGCAGTAGTCCGACTGAAATGTTCATGGGAACAGTACAGCAGAGGGGTCCGACACAAGATGCCTCACGAACACGATGGGCCGACGCAGAGAGCGGAGGCGACAGGGGCAGGTGGTAATCGCGAACGGGACGGAGGAGAGTTTCAGGTAGGCATTGTGAGCACTGCACGGGAGACAAGGGAGTGCAGTACCGGTGTGAGGCATCTGCGCAATGGAGCACTGTGAGGAGTGAATGGGGTGGAATGACGAGGCTTGAAAGGTGTGGATCGCTCGCGCGGGGCACAAAGTTGATACGCGCTGATGCGTGAAGGGGAAGTCGCTCGGTATGCCGGTGCGGGATACGGACGCACGCTTGTCTGGGCACGTGGAATCCGGAAGTTCGCGCCATCCTTGAGGAAACTGCTCACTGCCTCCCGCCGAGGTGTGTGTTCATCGTGTCGGCATTGCTCGGGTTGATTCCGATCACCCCTACGTGCCCGGGAATGTGGCGCGACTCTGTATTTGTGACTGTGACACATCTGTCAATTAGTCCCATATCAGTCTAATGTAGACTTATTTGGGACAAAGGAGAGTGTGATGACTGAGTCGAGGGAAGCGAGAACCGTTCGGGCAGACTTGCGCGTTGCGAGTGCAGAAAAGAAGTCCCAGGAAAAGAACGGGCAAACACGAGCGAGGGATCTGGTAGAAGAATCGGGGAAAGGACAGGCCGAAGGAGAGACCGGAGAAGAAACGAAGTCCGTGGGAGTCGACGTCGCCGACCAGTTGTACACTGCTGGGCAAGCGATCGAGTCAGTCTACGACGCCTTCGCCAAGTCGGCTGGCCTTACACCGACAGAGTTCTACGTGTACTGGGCTTTGGAAGATCTGGGTGCGACGGCTACGCAAAAGAAGATAAGCGACTACATGGGGATTCCTAAACAGACTGTTGCAGCCGTTATTGCCAAAGCGCGTGCTGAGAGTCTAGTCGTTTCTCGGCGGAATCCTCGTGATGCGCGGAGCAGCTACCTCGCATTGACATCACGCGGCCATGCGATGTTCGATCCCTTGAACGAAGCCCGCAAGGCAGCTGAAATGCGTGCGTATGAGACCGTGGGTGATGAGAATATCCGCCGCATGATACGGGCACTGAAGTTGTACCGCTTAGGGCTACAGGAAGGATTCGGTTTAGGAGATTGGCCTGGACAAGACGAGTGATGACCTGCCTGCTCGGTAGCGGATATGCCGCTGGGCGGCGGTCGTTGGGTCTGCGTTGCCGGATTGATGTGTGCACTGGCGGGCGATCCCAAGAGGAGGAGAGACGGACACAAGGTGATCGCGGAAACGAGAGGTGCGCGCTCCAACGAACCGACTCGGCGCCACGCAGTCTAATCTTGCGGACCCGGGTGTTAGGAAGTGTGTCAGATGTGTGGCGGTTGCGGCTGAGTTGGCGTGCCCCTCCTAACGCGATATGCACCCACCGGGTATGGACACCGGCAGTAATCACTACGCCTATGGCAGTACGGATGCCATGCCGGAAGGGACAAGGTAGGAATGGATGTGCTCGCACGAGCCGCCGAGGTTCGCCGATCACCCGACCCACCTTGCCCGGGCCTGTCAAGGCCTGGTATGGGCCGCCACCGTACTGTCGACAAGTTTGAAGAAGACGCGAAGAAGAGGACTAGGAGATAGCAATGGCAGTTGATATGAGCCAGCATTTCACGTTTAGCAAGCTGATAAAGTTTGCACTTCCGACTGTTGGCATGATGCTCTTCATGTCGGCGTATGCCATGGTGGACGGATTCTTCGTATCGAATTTCGCTGGGAAAACCGCGCTGGCAGCCGTCAACTTTGTGTATCCAATCTTTATGATCATGGGAACCGTCGGATTCATGCTAGGAACCGGTGGCGGCGCCGTCGTCGCCAAAACACGTGGTGAGGGCGACCCTGCCCGCGCCAATCGGCAGTTCTCCCTGTTGGTGTATGCGGCGATAACAGCCGCGGTTGTATTCACGGTGATCGGCTTTGTGGCACTGCGGCCACTGCTTGTGCTAATGGGCGCGGAAGAGGCGTTGTTTGGAAGCGCCATGGCGTACGGTGTGGTCCTGATGGTGGGTATCCCATTCAGTATCTTGCAATACCTCTTTCAGGAGTTGCTGATCACAGCCGGTAAACCGGGGCTTGGATTTGCGATCACGGTGGCAGCCGGTGTGACGAATATTGTGCTCGACGCCGTCTTCGTTGCCGGATTGGGCTGGGGGCTGCGTGGTGCGGCCGTAGCCACGGTGATTGGTATGGCCGTGGGCGGTATTGCCCCACTGGTTTACTTCGCGTTGCCAAACACGAGTTTCCTCCGGCTGGGCGAGGCAACCCTTGATTGGCGGACACTGGGGCATATGAGCGTGAATGGCTCTTCTGAGATGGTCTCCAACATCGCGTTGTCCGTTGTGGCAATCGCTTACAACATTCAGCTGTTGAAGTACCTCGGCGACGCGGGCGTAGCCGCATACGGCGTCATTATGTATGCCGGCGGCATGTTCGCGGCGATCTTCATGGGTTACATTGTGGGTACCGCACCGCTGATGAGTTTTCAGTACGGTGCCAAAAATCGGGTAGAGATGCAGTCCTTGTTCCGCAAGAGTTTGGCCATTGTTGCCGGTAGTGGGCTGCTTATGTTCGTTGCGGTACAGCTTCTGGCACGAACGGTAGCGCAGGTCTTTGTCGGCTACGATGCGAGCCTCGTGGAACTCACGGTGCACGCAGCCAGGTTCTTTGCCCCGGCAGTCACGTTGATGGGGTTCAACATGTACGCCTCGGCGTTGTTCACCTCGTTGGGAAACGGAGGGATCAGTGCGGTTATCGCCTTTGTGCGGACCTTCATTTGCGAGATTGTGGCGGTGCTGCTGTTACCGGTGTGGCTGGGTTCCAATGGAATCTGGCTTTCTGTTGTGGTGGCGGAGATTGTGGCACTGAGCTTGGCGACGTTCTTGTTGCTCCGTTTTGCGCCGCGCTACCAATACATTGCGGTGGGAGCACACGGGGTCGAAAGGGGATCACTGCGAGGAGGTCCGGGTACTCCGCAAAGCGGGCAGAACTCTGAACATATTGGTGTAAACGGTTCGGCGAAGAACGAGCGGTTCGATGCTGATTCCGTCGGTGTGCTGGAGTAGCAGGTAGGTGTGAATCCCGCGCCTTATCAGGGTGCCTCCTTGACGTGGAGACTGGTGGCGCAATTGGGCGAGCGGTTGCGCCCGTTCTAACGGCGTCTGCATCGATTCTGCCGTGAAAACTGAGGCGCCGGGAACGGATGTGGACGTGGAACGGGAAGCCGGTAGCGCACTGGCATAGACTTGTACTCGTGTCACTGACTATTGGAATCGCAGGCCTGCCCAACGTCGGCAAGTCCACCCTGTTCAACGCCCTGACTCGGGCGACGGCGCTCGCGGCGAACTACCCCTTCGCTACCATCGAGCCGAATGTCGGCGTTGTGCCGCTACCGGATAGCCGACTCGACGATCTGGCAAAGCTGTTCAACTCGGCGAAGATTGTTCCCGCGACGGTGTCTTTCGTGGATATCGCAGGGATTGTGCGGGGCGCCTCTCAGGGGGAGGGCTTGGGCAACCAGTTCCTTGCCAATATTCGTGAGGCGGACGCGATATGCCTGGTCACGCGCGCATTTGCCGATCCTGACGTGGTGCACGTGGAGGGCCGCGTTGACCCGAAGGACGATATCGAGACGGTGACAACGGAGCTGATGCTCGCCGATATCCAGACCTTGGAAAAGCAGATCCCGCGCCTGCAAAAGGAAGTGACGGGCAAGAAGACTCCGAAGGAAGTGCTGGACACCGCGCAGGCGGCGCTCGCGCTGCTGGAAGAGGGCAAGGTGCTCTCCGCTCATGCTGGATCGCTGGGCTCGGATATCCTCAAGAGCTTCCAGTTAATGACCACCAAGGCGGTCATTTACGTTTTCAATACCGACGACGACGGCCTGGCAGACGACGCCATGCAGGCAGAGCTGCGAGAGTTCGTGGCGCCTGCCGAGGCGATTTTCCTTGACGCCAAGTTCGAGGCGGAGCTGGTGGAGCTGGAGCCGGAGGAGGCGAGGGAACTCCTGGAAGCCACCGGGCAGAGCGAATCGGGGCTCGACCAGTTGGCGCGGGTCGGCTTCGACACGCTCGGCCTGCAGACCTTTCTGACTGCGGGGGAGAAGGAGTCGCGCGCCTGGACGATCCACAAGGGGTGGACCGCCCCACAGGCCGCAGGCGTGATTCATACCGACTTCGAGAAGGGTTTCATCAAGGCTGAGATCGTCAGCTATGACGACCTCATTGCGTACGGTTCCATGGCCGAGGTGCGCGCCCACGGGCGAGTGCGCATGGAGGGCAAGGACTACGTTATGGCCGACGGGGACGTGGTGGAGTTCCGCACGGGACTTACGTCTGGGAGTAAGAAGTGAGCGAGCAGGCCGCAGTGACAGTCCCCAGCGACGACGAAGCGCCGGACGGCAAGGTCGTCGACTATATCTCCGGCATCCAGGTGCCTGCCAAGCCTGAAGAGCTGCTCGCGGTCCAGCCGTTCGCCCGCCAACTCGTCGAGGACTACGGCTACCCCAAGGGGCACATCCGCACAAGGCCCCAGTGGCACGTGAAGGCGCGCCCGTCGGACCGGGCGAAGACTTATCCGGTCGACATCGCCGTCTTTAGCGGCGACCAGCATCGCGACGAAGACTTGTTCCTCGTGGTCGAGTGCAAGAAGCCGGACCGCCGCGATGGCCGGGACCAGTTGGAGGACTACCTCCGCCTCTCCCGCGCTTACCTCGGCGTCTGGACCAATGGGGACGAGCGCCTCTTCCTACGAAAGCGTGAGGCCAACGGTAAGGTCACCTTCGACGAGATCCCTAACATCCCGCGCTACGGGCAGCGCGTCGAGGACATCGGCCTGTTCAAGCGCGAGGATCTACGACCGACCCATAACCTCAAGGCCGTCTTCCGCTCGATCCGTAACTACCTGGCGGCGAACGCCGTCGGCATGACGCGCGACGAGCCCCTAGCTCAGCAGATCATGAACCTCATCTTCTGCAAGATCTACGACGAGCGATTCACGCGACGCGACGCTGTCGTCACCTTCCGGGCGGGCGTGGACGAACCCGTTGCCGACGTGGCGGCGCGCGTGAAGGAGGCCTTCGCTCACGTGGTCAAGCAGTACAGCGATGTCTTCGACGACACGGACAAGATCGAACTCGACGACCGCTCCATCGCCTACGTTGTAGGCGAGCTCCAGCAGTACTGCCTGATCGAGTGCGAACGCGACGTCGTCGGCGACGCCTTCGAGACGTTCATCGGACCCTCCCTCAAGGGCGGCCAGGGGCAGTTCTTCACGCCGCGCAATGTCACGCACCTGGTGCGGGCACTTGTGCGCCCGAAGATCCAGGACATGGTGCTCGACCCAGCCTGCGGCTCGGGCGGCTTCCTCGTCGAGGCCCTGCGTGGCCTGTGGGACCTCGTCGATGACCGTGCCGACGAGCTCCAGTGGCCCGACAGCGAGCGCGAGAGCGAGAAGCAGAAGGTCGCAATCCGCCAGCTGCGGGGGATCGACAAGGATGAGTTCCTCAGCAAGGTGGCCAAGGCCTACATGGCGCTACTCGGTGATGGTCGCGGTGGGATCTTCTGTGAGAACTCGCTGGTGCCGATGAGGGACTGGGGGGCTCAAGGCTCGCCAGGAAGTCTCCGTCGGCGAGTTCGACGT encodes:
- a CDS encoding N-6 DNA methylase; translation: MSEQAAVTVPSDDEAPDGKVVDYISGIQVPAKPEELLAVQPFARQLVEDYGYPKGHIRTRPQWHVKARPSDRAKTYPVDIAVFSGDQHRDEDLFLVVECKKPDRRDGRDQLEDYLRLSRAYLGVWTNGDERLFLRKREANGKVTFDEIPNIPRYGQRVEDIGLFKREDLRPTHNLKAVFRSIRNYLAANAVGMTRDEPLAQQIMNLIFCKIYDERFTRRDAVVTFRAGVDEPVADVAARVKEAFAHVVKQYSDVFDDTDKIELDDRSIAYVVGELQQYCLIECERDVVGDAFETFIGPSLKGGQGQFFTPRNVTHLVRALVRPKIQDMVLDPACGSGGFLVEALRGLWDLVDDRADELQWPDSERESEKQKVAIRQLRGIDKDEFLSKVAKAYMALLGDGRGGIFCENSLVPMRDWGAQGSPGSLRRRVRRHHD
- a CDS encoding NosD domain-containing protein — protein: MFRRMAAFLTLALMSLFSPVASSAAPNTVHVSATDGSDQDGDGSATKPFATLTRAVDRATDGDTIALGSGTYREGGIFVRKSVTITEEPGATAVLDGSQVVSDWRQTGNAWTTSSSDFVRFCDVCTTNNDPSREGMAAYVEQVFYDGEPLTQVASADQVTDGTFYVYDPDPVTLQQPNDVSSGYNVKPHRGTAYVIGSDPNGHTVEIVEHARAVTLVSGGIVWDGVDVQRYSPVQRWDYDDPEIGTMTGGAMFVNQSAGSTVANSTFSYSAAGTAAEITTTENVTFKGNRVVNNGGVGFGINKSKNVTAENNLWSRNNLAGFITTNCGAYCTLSDTKITHSEGVRYASNTHDYSDVGYDHSDPEVESPYRLNGVWFDEGVVDSSIVNNSFINVGRTAIYDEVSSHNIIASNVVASSHEGIVISGSDHDQIWNNTVVDTVSPLIVREDTRYGGCNARAADGSCTAPEPWSRSRGLSWNTTNTSIYNNVFGQSSSRLARDPYRYSVIARFSAGTNGDGTRIGANEMVEGMDHNTYFRTSAEQPSYVIHWKTDEEQPGFNASTLADFTGSSTVTVPNAEVNGQDVVASRGSQDLFTELSDNAKNTGKNNLRARPGGRLDGTGTALPKDVATAIGEEPDTPVNRGALVSVTWGAGGQAQANNASKTASSTGNTVGAQASSAAPDATATPDPSDAGSTTRGAGATAADNPGHAADSASAKGTAGRAVSLASLPTARVLAASALIGALFGSVLGVGVVRYRSGLRMRR
- a CDS encoding DNA recombination protein RmuC, producing the protein MNISVGLLLLLVLLCLGLGAALGYSAATMRARAADQARTRELGELQAREAAAQARAELLAEENNGLVSRSRADNDIMRAIAPLGRHLEAMEHRVQVMQEAQAAQRAELHEQLEATGRGQRELAQETSSLRSVLISTSARGTWGEVELHRVVEAAGMLAHVDFSEQLSTGAVSNSASASRPDLTIHLPGGAHIAVDAKVPLSAILRAQDISGEGPQEQAERERLLKEHAKALRGHINTLAKRNYPAEFPGSPQITVMFLPAESLLSQALAADGALLEDSLAAGVSPASPSSLLALLRSVAAVWSSTRIAEESQAIMELGRTLVKRLDVAAHHLGDLGTGLRRSVANYNKAVASLESRVLVTARSFDSIEVPLREVPQIEADDAQIRSFTAPELAQSEEAITS
- a CDS encoding MarR family winged helix-turn-helix transcriptional regulator, with translation MTESREARTVRADLRVASAEKKSQEKNGQTRARDLVEESGKGQAEGETGEETKSVGVDVADQLYTAGQAIESVYDAFAKSAGLTPTEFYVYWALEDLGATATQKKISDYMGIPKQTVAAVIAKARAESLVVSRRNPRDARSSYLALTSRGHAMFDPLNEARKAAEMRAYETVGDENIRRMIRALKLYRLGLQEGFGLGDWPGQDE
- the ychF gene encoding redox-regulated ATPase YchF; translated protein: MSLTIGIAGLPNVGKSTLFNALTRATALAANYPFATIEPNVGVVPLPDSRLDDLAKLFNSAKIVPATVSFVDIAGIVRGASQGEGLGNQFLANIREADAICLVTRAFADPDVVHVEGRVDPKDDIETVTTELMLADIQTLEKQIPRLQKEVTGKKTPKEVLDTAQAALALLEEGKVLSAHAGSLGSDILKSFQLMTTKAVIYVFNTDDDGLADDAMQAELREFVAPAEAIFLDAKFEAELVELEPEEARELLEATGQSESGLDQLARVGFDTLGLQTFLTAGEKESRAWTIHKGWTAPQAAGVIHTDFEKGFIKAEIVSYDDLIAYGSMAEVRAHGRVRMEGKDYVMADGDVVEFRTGLTSGSKK
- a CDS encoding MATE family efflux transporter; the encoded protein is MAVDMSQHFTFSKLIKFALPTVGMMLFMSAYAMVDGFFVSNFAGKTALAAVNFVYPIFMIMGTVGFMLGTGGGAVVAKTRGEGDPARANRQFSLLVYAAITAAVVFTVIGFVALRPLLVLMGAEEALFGSAMAYGVVLMVGIPFSILQYLFQELLITAGKPGLGFAITVAAGVTNIVLDAVFVAGLGWGLRGAAVATVIGMAVGGIAPLVYFALPNTSFLRLGEATLDWRTLGHMSVNGSSEMVSNIALSVVAIAYNIQLLKYLGDAGVAAYGVIMYAGGMFAAIFMGYIVGTAPLMSFQYGAKNRVEMQSLFRKSLAIVAGSGLLMFVAVQLLARTVAQVFVGYDASLVELTVHAARFFAPAVTLMGFNMYASALFTSLGNGGISAVIAFVRTFICEIVAVLLLPVWLGSNGIWLSVVVAEIVALSLATFLLLRFAPRYQYIAVGAHGVERGSLRGGPGTPQSGQNSEHIGVNGSAKNERFDADSVGVLE